The segment TGTATGAATGAGCTTCGGGGACTGGCGTTTGTGAATTGAGGACAGGGCTGAGTTTCATATCAGGCAGAGAGTTCAGAAGAGAGACAGCATGTGTGAAAATGGTGTCCTACAGCCTCCTGGCAGTTTGCAGAAATCCCAAAGAAGGCTTTGAACTTCAATCAGAGGGAAATTGAGAAGTGGAGCCTGCCTCACCTAGAGTCCAAGAAGCCAGTGAGCTCAAGCTAGATTTGGGGTTacagactgaatgaatgaatgaatgaatgaataagtgaatgaaaaatACAGGTGCTTAGAAATGTAGGCAGCTTGAATATTGGGTTGGCCATACATTATCTCAGTCACCCAGCTATTTGCTCTAGTCAGCTGACCATGAACACAGAACAAGACCACCATTTGTTACCATATTCGACCATTTTCAGAGATGGTTCCCTCTGTAGAAGAATTGGTCCCAAGTCCACCTTGCTCTGGCCAGGATGGGTTTCTCACCTGGCTCTTGGAGAGCAGCCCCAGTGGCATTGGAATGAGCTACTGTTGCCCTGCACATGACCACTTTACACTGAGAATGCACTGCACTGTGTTAAGAGACTGGAAGGCTTTAAACTTAAACTTGACCACTTTGGAGTTGATAGAATAGTAATCAAAGTagttagaaaataaagttaatatgaATGAAGTGCCTTCTGCTCTGGGGGATGGGAATGTCTAAATTAAAAGTGTATGAGTGAGTCAGGGTGGGGCACAGCGGTCATGTCTATTTGTAAGGCTGTCACCAAAACCTTGACAATGTAAGAGATAAAAGGGAGCACTCAGGGCTGCACATAGACAATGTAGTTTGGGACTAGATGCCTTGGATTGTAAGGAGAAATAGATTAAGCAAAGGAGAACCTTTTAAGTTCCCTAAATCCAGAGCTgcatgaaaaaggaagaagaatgatTTCTTCCGATGAATTTATGAAGAACACTCTACATACTACacacaatatattttattggaAAGGAGATCATGAGGAAGTTGAGTgcctatttttcctcttttttctctttcctggatttttagtaagtgtttctttttttaatgctagGTCAGTTTTAATTTGACTATAGCGGAATCGATTGGTATTCTTCAGGTCTCATACAATTTTGTCAACTAGTAATAATTGAATGGATGCATTGGATTCCTGTTTGATCATGCGGTGATGCTACCCCCGACcttcaaataaaagtttaaaaaatggtaGGTggcttttatttaatttaaaagccaAGTTGTGGCTTTGTTGGCAAATGGAGATTTTGTCTGTTCACTGCCCATATATGTCTTGGAAATTACTGGGAGCCAGTGAACAGTGATTGCATTAAACATTCACAGGGGGTTGTAATTAATCCTTATGCTCTTATTACCAAAATGTCTAGGGAGTGACAAGAAGCAGGATGCCTAGAGGATCTTACATaatttggtagaaagaaaatttcataagagaagaggaaaggaggaagcagAAAATCATCGGTGGTCTTTGGAACACTTTCCTGCCTGGATGAGGTTACCCTCTAATCCCTTCTGACCCCAGGCCCAAGGATCCAAAATATGAAGTTATCTTTGAAGATAGGAGGGAGTCTCTGAGTTTTCTGTAAACTTCTGCTTTTCTCAGGTCACTACTCTGGTCAAAAACCTTTCATGGTTTCCTATAATGCTTAGCCATGCATAAACATCTCTGCCTCAATGTCAAAGCTACCTGCAATCCATCCAGCAGGTGTCCTGTCAACACCTGCCATGAGCTCAGCTGTTGGAGGAGTTATATGAACCCTGGCTGTATCATCTAGGACATCTATCTCAACATCTCTGAGCTTCGAGTTCCTCTCCCACAAATGGAATCAGAACAGTAGCTGCCTAATGGGGCTCCTGGACATGTTAAATGTGAGGTATGAGGTATTAGACAGTAATTCTCAACCAGGGGAATTTTGTCCCTCAGGAGGTATTTGttaatgtctggagatatttttggttgtcacaactggcatctagtggagggcagagatgctgctaaacatcctgcaacGCACAGGACAACCCCGCGACAAAGAACGACCTGACCAAAATGCCAATATTGCTGAGGTTAAGAAACCCTGATTCAGAACCAGGCCCAGAACATGATTAATAGCTCAATATTAGCATTGATACAGATAGCTAgctgtatatctatatatctacatatgGGTGTGTGAATATTATACACCCTTGTTAAGGGTAGAGTCCAgactatatatatacttatatatgggTATATACAACCCATGTCTATGTCTATATGGATATAGACATAGACAGAGAGAGCCTGGACTCTACCCTCAACAAGCTTATAAATAGTTGAAGAATGAGACAAATACtcataaatgattaaaataagagCCCCACCTATCCAACCTTATCTCCCTCTGTGCCATAAATCTCCAGTCTCAGCAAACAAGGCTTCAGCGTGTTATGAAATAGAGTGCTGAGACGTCACCAAGAGCCTGGATGTGGCAGCAGCAGACATGGGTGGGAATAGCTGCTTCATTATCAGGTGAGCTGTGGGATCTCAGCCAAGTTTCTAGGCAGTGCTCAGCTTCATGTTCCCTATCTGTGAGTAGAGGCAATAATAGTGTCTACACCATAGGGAgttggaggattaaatgagataattcatgggAAAGATTAAGAACAGCTAGTTGAGCATGAAGCTTAGTGAGTACTTCATAGTTACTTCATATTAGCTAAGAGTTTATAATATCTGAGTCTCTATTATTATCACTGGCTTCAAGCTGCCTCACCTCCTGCCTATACTGCAAGCTCAAGCCAAGGCTACAGCCAGGCAGCCATTTCTCTCCATCCAAACTACCACCATCTTTTACCTGGACTAATGCAAGAGGCTCTTCAAAGGACCGTCTTATAACTCACAATCcacccagcagccagagtgatatttttaaaacacattatgTTACTTCCTTGTTTAAAACTGCTATGTGTTGAATTGTGCCTCTCTCCCtgcaaaagatatgttgaagttcttatcccagtacctcagaatgtgaccttatttggaaatagggtttctATAGAGGTagttaaattaaaacaaagttgGGAGGATGGGacctaatccaatataactggtgtACTTATAACAAGGGGGAATTTGGGCACAGACACTTGCGGGggaagaggatgtgaagaaacgtGGGGATGAGATGACCATCTACAAGTCAAGGAACACCAGAGGCTACCAGAAGGTGGGAGAACGGCCTGAAACACATTCTTTTCTAGCTCCGTCGGAGGAAGTGTGGCCCTGTTGACAGCTTGCTGTTGGACTTCTAACCTCTGGAACTGCGAGAGAAGTTTCTGTGGTTCTAAACCATCCAGCTGGTGGTGCTCTGTTACAGCAGAAAACGAATGTAAAACCCTTCCATGCTTCCTCTTGCACTTAAACAGGATCCAAGATTCTAACAGTGGCCTGGTCTGGCCCATGTTCTGGCCTCCCCTGTTCTGACCTCCCCTGGTCTGGCCCCTGGTCCTTTCTCTGCTCTCGCCTCTTCTTCTTCCCCCACCCTCACTCACTTGAGCCACACTGAACCTCTTGGAGCACCCAGAACAAGCCTAGCTTGCTCTTGCTAAAGATCCTCTGCACTTGCAGGAATGCTCTTTCTGCAGATAGCTGGCTCCACATTTTGGCTGAAATGTCACATCTCCAGAGACAGAGGTCACTGAATGCTTAATATATCTGGGCTTCATCAGCACGACAGAACAAATGGTCTTTGCTGAGATTCCCTCACCCACAGATGATTGCCAAGGTCAACAATACGTCCCCAAAAGGCAGAATATTTGATGGGCAAAGACAGTTTCCTCATTCCTCTGCTGGATTCACTTTTCCACTGGTCATGTTCAGTTTATCatcactttctctttttaatttcttctctttaaCCACTCATTTCCTACTGGATACCTGAAGTATTCAGTAAAGATAAGATAAAAACTCAAGTTCAAGagcaatatggaaaaaaaaaaaaaaagctggccggGCAGACACGACAGGTGACACTGTAATAGTTTCTGGAATGACTGCTCCTTGGGGCCCCACCAACCTCCCTCTGAAACCTGAGCCCAGTGTTGCCTGAATGGGCACCCTCACATTTGTGCTCTATGAGTCTCCCCTGCTGGTGACCAGCCATCCAACCAGAGGTGGATGCTCAACCAAATTCACACAAATCAGTCTCTCCCTGGAAATTTCCAGACAGAAATCAGAGGTGCAAGTGAATCTTTGCTGTCATTTTGAACTATGAACAGTGATATGGCTTGAATCTGCATCCCCTCACAAAATCTTATGTCGAATTGCACCCCCCATGCTGCAGTTCTTCACTCTTCCTTCAATGCTGTCATCTCTGACACCGAGGATGGAGCTGTCCCTCAGCTCTCCAGACTTCAGGGGTTTAGAGGAGGCTCCTCTCCTGGGAACAGGCTCTGGAGGAGGTGGCCACTTTCTCTGCCCAGGAAGCTGCCCAGAAGGGAGGGCAGAGGAAGGTCCCTAGGACTTGGAGTtgcagggggagaggggaggaggaacaGGGAGGAAAGAGTGGTGAGCACCTGGTAGAGAGGGTGATCTAGGGATTGTGAAGTGCTTAAGCAGATAGTCAGTTACTTATTCCACTTTCCTTTGGCCAAGAACATGTCTCAGAACATGATTTTTAGAGGTGAGCTGTTTGGATTCCAACCTGAAAATGCATAGTCTCCTTGTGAGAAGAATGAAAGCATGAAATTAGATTGCCCACATTTACCTCATATCCTTCTTGACTAATTGATTTTCCATAAAaggacacaaaacaaaaaacaaaatgccaaGCTGGGAGTTAGCTGTAGGTCAGGGTGGGAGAATCGATAATGACCACACTGTGAAGAGGGACTTGAGTGCAAAGAGATGGAGCTGAGCAGGGATAGGAGGTGGCATCGCTGTCCCCATCCCTGGGAGCAACCCTGGGTCccttgggggaagggaggaaagaaggactGGCTCTCAGCGTTTACAGACCAGCTCACTCActgctttcttcttgtttttttgatTCCACTCAAAGTGCAATAGCCCCACTCTGGAGCCACAGACAGAAAAGTCAGCCCTGACCAAGGCAACCTTCATGTCCTAGTTTTTGATAACGTTTGTTGTTTAGCACTGAAGTTCTCCTGCCCCTGAAACCTCTTATTCTGGGCAAACCAGAAAAGTCAGCCACTCTAACGCTCACCTGaatatttcttgttttaaattctgtaatGAGACCAATAATCAACCTAATGTTGAAGTAAACCTattgcatacattttttttttggagttaggAGAAATAAGCCATCTTAATTTATGAAATTTTCACCATTTCAGGGACCTGTCGTGGACTTGAATGCAGGAGCCCTGAGTGCAGTCGCAGGGCCTCCCTCTGGGACGTGGCTCTGTGGCTCACACTCATGATGGACGTGTTGGCAGGAGCCCAGCCTCTGCATCAGATGGCCCTCATCACAGTCCTAGCTGGAATGACAGTGTGTGCCTCTGGAGAAGTTATTTTCAACTAACTTTCTCAAATCCtaggccagatgcaatggctcacacctgtaatcccagcactttggggggctgaggcgggtggatcacctgaggtcaggagttcgagaccagcctggccaacacggtgaaaccctgtctgtactaaaaatacaaaaattagccaggcaaggtggagcacacctgtaatcccagctactaggaaggctgaggcgggagaattgcttgaactgggaaggtGGAGTttttggtgagccaagatggcgacactgcactccagcctgggcgacagagtgagactccatctcagaaacaaacaaacatacatacagaaaacaaaacaaaacaaaacaaagccttcTCAAATCCTAAGTAAACTAGGGATAGTAATACTACCCCAAAAGACTTCATGTCATGATGAAATTAGACAAACTGTATGACATTATTAAGGTAGTACCTAgagaatgttgtgttgaataaacatttaatggttttcactattattattcctttgTCATCTGTTTCTATCTCCAGTTCACACATGAGAAAACCATGGCTGACAGAGGTAAAAGGTCTGAACTGGAGCCGCATGTCACTCAGCAGGAGAATGGACACAGGCaccttgttatttttctttgactCTGCTTTTTGTCCAGGGTTTCCCTGGACCTTTTCCAGTCAAAGACATCAGCGTGCTAAGGAGAAGTCATGTTCAGCTGGTCGCATTGTATTATTCTACTCCAAGATGCTCTTGGAACATTAAAGACCTGACCTGCTCACACAAAGTCCCAGGCTACCATGTGCTGTGCACCAAAGCTAGAGGACAAGGCCTACCTGCAGTCTCCGTATCTGTACATTTAGAAAAACCAGAAAAGCCAACCAAAACtaggatttgttttttttcctccaaacatGTGAGTTTCAGGTGATCCTTCAAGCTCCAAGACAAACATTCTGGAACAACTTAGATGACCCGACAGAGATGCTCACTTCGTGTGAGGTTTACGGGATCCAGAAGCTCCTTCCAGCTTCATGGGTGGAGGGAAACTCCACAAGGTCAGCTCTGGAAGGTCCCTGACCCTCTGTCCTCTCCCCTGGTCACATTCAGGGAGGACTGTGGGCCTACTGGGGGCCGACCAAGTatcccaggaaaaaaaacaaaacaacaaaaaaactggacTCATCTAGAACCAAGACCAGGAGCCAATCCTTCTGTCCCCAGATAGACCTCACCCATGGTGAAGGAAGAAGTAGCCACTTCAGCAATGTGCCTGAAATGCACTCAAATATGCCCAACACAGGCCCCACTGTGAGCTCtgccctttctgaaacactcagaaAACTGGAGGGAGCACCTTTCTCTGCATTCTCTTTGTTCCCAAATTCACCCCACTCGGGTGACTCCACCTCTGCTCACAGCACCTGCTCAGCACATCCTACTCTGGCCTCGTCGGACCTCCCCACGCTGGAGGCCAGGCCTGAGCTCCACCTCACTGGGAAGCCTGGAGTGATCAGCACAGCTGGGTGAACCCCAGACCTCACAGTGAATGCAGCTGTCACCCACTGCCTGATGGGGGTGTTGGGGGCCATTGCTTCTTGTGCTGCTGTTTGACTCTATTGAGCTGGTTTCAGTCCTCCATTGAATACAAGCCTCTTAGGGATGGGGAATGTGTGTTGTGTATTTCAGTGTGTCCAGAGACTCATAGGGCACCAAGTATAATCTCAGTCCAGGAGGCACAAGTttcttatttgtatatattttatgtatatataatacatatttcttgtttatatatattttctaggaTTATATATTCATACggaatatgtatattatacattcCTTATAGTATATAGTTCATACACTACTCACTTTGCAGAAATACACTAGAAAATGCCACAGGGCATATAATAAGATCAATAGAGAGAACGTTGGCTTCTCAGAGATACACGCTTCTATACCAAGAAGACAGGAATGATAAAGTTTCCACATATGATCTTCTAACACCAAAGATATGGGTGTACAGAAATGCTGGGACAGAACACATATCTTTTTCTGGAAGGGTCACAGGGTCACACTCCCTCTCCCTCACCCAATGCTGGTCCAGGAGAACTATGACTCAATCTTATTTCTGCAGTCCCAGGTGTAGCCTCTGTCCAACATATGCAGAACCAGACTCAGGCAGAGCAGGGGAGCATCAGCAGGTGCCTCTTCCCCTGACCTACATATTAATGTGTTGACCAAGCATCAACAAAGTAATATATTTCAAAGAAGGTGGGTAGATGACTGGGTTCTCTGGAGTActtgatggtgatgatgttggAAGAAGACTGATAGAATGTACTGAAGGCTTTACAAATCCTGCCCAAGGACTCAGACCCTGGAGGTCCATCCAGCACTTCCACTTACTCTTTGCCACATGTGAATCCTCTGGGTCAGAAGAAAAGGCAACCATCAGCATTTGGATTTGTCCtccagccaggctgccacctcCCTCCACCAGTGAATCCACACTAGATCCCAACAGCTTTGCTCATGAGAAGTGCAAGGACAGATGAGAACGAAAGAAGGAAAGCTCGTAAGTTCTTCAATAATGCAAGCAGGGGCCCGAGCACCCCCTCCATCTTCCCAGAAATCTTCCCCTCAACCAGTGCAGCAGGTGGCTTCCCAGTCTCATGGTTTCCATGTCTTCCAGGAAGCCCAGCCCATGGCCCTTGGATTCCAACCCAGGAATTTTAGTCAAAACATCAGCCGTGTTTCAAGTTCCCCAAACAGGGAATGCAGCCAGCAGAGTGGTGTGTTTCCTTAAACCACAACCTCTGTGTCAGGACAAAAATCACCAGAAATGAGAGTGTGGACACCACTCCCTGGTTCCTGCATTCCTCTCCCCTGGCAGATGGGACAGGAAGAGGTGAAGCATGACCCCCCACTAGCATAAGCTTGACCTTGCTTGCTCACTGCAGAGGAGAGAGGGGTCTCCATCTCCATCCTGTGAGAGTCAAGCTGCACATGGAAGCTCTGAGTCCTAGGAGACCTCCCtacttccctctcctccctgtgCTTTTCCAGTCCTAATCTCCACCCCTCATCCTCAGCCCCCAGCAGGTCTCAGTTCACAAGAGAGGGGCTGGAGCCTCTCTGGGGTATAACAAGACAACAAGGGGACACCCCACCAGGACACACACAGGGCTGACTTTATACTAGTTTTGCTCTTGGCCCAGTCCAAGAGCAAAGTCCCTCCTTGGTGCCAAGGACAATCAGATTCAAATCAACTTTGAAAAGGACAAAGGGACAATATGGGAAAGTGTCCCACAACCGCCCATCCCTCTGGCCCTGGGGAAATTATGACACAGGAAGTGCATGACTCTTTCATTCCACGtccctcctcaacctccttcTCTCCTTGTTTCCCCATCTGGGTCTTCTTGGCCACACATCCTTTTTTGAATCCCTGGGCCTCAGGTTGGGTAGACAGCTTAAGCCCTATATTTGAGGCAGCTGTCTCTAAGTGTCCTTGATCCCATAGAACTCCTGCATAACGTAGTGGGATTCTGAGCCCATAGGCTGTCTGGAGGGGACAGGACCTCTGGGTCACACAGTTCCACCATCTGTCTCATCCACCATTGTGGGCTGTGTTTGGCTTGGTCTGGAATTGATGGAAATGTGGTTTCCATGCTGAAATCTGTGAACAGTGCCCTGGGATAGCAATGCAGTAACTTAGGCTGCATTGGAAATGCCTTCTGTGGCTTtatcacttcattcattcattcattcatttaagaaaaataccTGCAATCCAAAGACAGACTCCTAGTAGACACAAACGCAGTCATAGGCAAGAGTAATATTACACTATAAATTCAGTGTAGAGCTTTCCAGGGGTATGATATAAACCCCTGTGAGAAAAAGATCTATCCTCCTCTGCAGAGAGTCAGGAAGGTGGTTTTATTGTTATGGAGGTTGTTGTCCTTGAGCTAACTCATGAAATACAACATGAAAACCCTTTGCAGAGGGCAGATGAGTCTGGCAGGGATTGAAGgatgcattccaggcagagggcaggTGTGAGCAAAGGCAAGGAGCTGCTGGACTCTGATGTGTCCAGGAAACTCAGTGTAATGGCTCAGCCCACAGCAGGGTCCAGAGAGGAGAAGTGATCAGAAGTGAGCAGAGAATAGAAGCCAATTGTGAGGAATGAGAAAGGCACGACAAGAAGATAAACTTTATTTGGAGAAAACGAGCCAGTGAAAAGCTTTCAACAGGAAGTGAAAATGCAGTCAAATTGCGTGTCAGATGGCTGTCATGGATAGGGTGGAGGGTGAACCATCAGAGGTCAAGATGGGATCTTTCCTAGAAGTAACAACAACATCAAAGAAAACTCACAACCCCAGTACTCACTTGAGGTCTGGAATGGCCACCATGACTATCTCCCCGGGGTTCAACTCGATGATCCAGACACATTCAGTTTTCGGCCCAACGTAGTTGAAGATCCTGCCATATTCATCCATGTAGTGGCCCCCACAGTCACTGGGTGCTACAAGAGAAGAAACGGGGCCCAGGCACTGCAGGGATGCTCTAGGTCTGGGTTTGGCTTGTGTCATTCCAGGGGCCCCTGTTATTACTGATTCTCCCAACTTCCCATCCCTGGGAAGAAAATTCAACCTTAATGGCCCAGTCTGATGGCTCCACAAACAAGGTGGGATTTTTGGTTTCAGACTTTATTAGGTGACCCACACTTATTTTAAAGTACAATTTGTTTATGACCAGTGGGAAATAGAGGAACTTAACTCCCCTTACTAAAACTTTCTCACCAATCGTATTGCCCAATTAGTGAACAGAAAATTAGCACAAACGCTATCTTTCCATTTCCCTACAGATCTTTTCTTAGGGCAGGCTGGACAAATAACAAATAGGCAGCGCTCCTGCCCCAATAATAGCCCAATCCCTGAACACATGAGAATCCATCTCCCTGAGGTTCAATGATGCCTCAGACTCCAAAAGTGTGACTGAGGATGAAAAGCACTTTCCTTGAGTGGTCAAATGTGTTCTGATTTCTAAAGCACTTAGCTTGTGCCCAGCAACTGGTTAAGCACTAGGTGAATCCACCAATCAATCAACAAGCCACCCTGCCTCACAAGAAGCTGCTCCTCCCTCTAGCCTGCATCCTCACAGAGAAGCtcaaaggaagagggaagaactGCAGCCTGGAGGAAGCAGGTTAGAGGGAGGAGCAGTTTTCTGACACCGAGGATGGAGCAGCTCCTCAGACCTCCAGGCTCCAGGTGTTTAGAGGAGGCTCCCATCCTCCAGGAACACAGGCTCTGTGGAGTGGTGGCTCCCTTCCCTGCCCAGTAGGCTGGTCAGACAGGAGGGCAGAAGAGACTTCGGGGGGCTTGGAGGTGTTGGGGAAGTTGGGAGGAGCCTCATGGAGGGGAGCActgagagggtgggagggggaatTAGGGATTATGAAGGCTGAATCCAATTACCAAGTCCTGTTGGACAAGAATTATCCCTGGTACATGCCCTTCTCATTGATCAATTTGGATTTCAACCCCAAAACAGTGTCTCTGTGTGAGGCAAGGGAAAGAGGGTAACAGTCTTGTCTGCATTTACCTGTGGCAAATGGAGCTGTAACAGTTgtggctgaaagaaaaaaaaaaaaaaatgaaaatctgagCTTACCAATGGgtgaaagcagaagaaaggaaaatgactaCACTGTGAAGAGATCTTGAGTGCAAAGGGACAGAGCCGAGTACAAAGAGACAGAGCTAGGCAGGAAGAAGAGATGGCATCACTGTCCCCATTTCTGGGAACAGCCCTAGGTCACCCAGAGAGAAGGATGGAGGGAAGCATCGGCTCTCAGCACTCACAAATTCGCAAACCAGCTCACTCACAGCATTCTTGTTTTTCCCATTCCACTCAATTAAAGTTCAATTGTCTCACCCTGGAGCCATGGTCAGAAATGACGCTCTGATAGAGTAGTCAGCTTGTCTTAAATTATCTGAGACATTCCTGATTTTTTAGCTAAAGGTCTCACGTCCCACTTtcctgggaaaaaataaaagtcagctACCTTAACTCTGATAATAAACACTTCTCCTTGTAAATTCTATAACAAAACCAGTGATTAATTTGATTTCGAAATAAACCTGTTGActaaaatttttaagtaagtagaAGTGAgccatgtttatttatggaaATTTCACTATTCAGGGACCGGAGTTAAATAACGGGATCCAAGCCAGCCCTGCATGCAATCTCATACGTCCCACAGCGCACATGACACTGGGATCATTGTCAGGCTATGCTCTAGTGGGCAGGCACACGGGTTCAGAATCAGATGTCCCTGGTTAACTGTCCCAGCAGCCTAGAGCTGAATGGCTTTGGACAGTTTTTAACTCTCCCTAAGCTTCAGTCACTCATCTATACAATGGGCATCTTGATTTTAACTACCTTACAGGATGAAGCTGGGTGCACAAGCCCATGGCCCAATGCCCAGCACAGGGTAGCCTGGCATACACCTGATCTGTCACTCTAACGCTTTCAAGACAGTTGCTTCATTTTCCAAATTAGATGATGTTTCTTTACTAAGTAAATTAGCAATCCTCATAATGCTACAGAACCTATTCTGACAAGAAAGTCAACCAGGACATCTTAGCTGTCCTTCCTGGGCCTGAGAGTATATTGGTCCTTTGGGGGTGCAAAGAAGAGTCTCCCCACAGCTGGGGCCTCTATCAAGTTGGCTCTGGAAGAAATAAATCATGATTCCCCAGAAAGCAGACCTCAAG is part of the Symphalangus syndactylus isolate Jambi chromosome 2, NHGRI_mSymSyn1-v2.1_pri, whole genome shotgun sequence genome and harbors:
- the SPADH gene encoding LOW QUALITY PROTEIN: CUB domain-containing protein (The sequence of the model RefSeq protein was modified relative to this genomic sequence to represent the inferred CDS: substituted 1 base at 1 genomic stop codon), whose product is MRLSRAFAWPLLCSIATTVTAPFATAPSDCGGHYMDEYGRIFNYVGPKTECVWIIELNPGEIVMVAIPDLKGFTCGKEXVEVLDGPPGSESLGRICKAFSTFYQSSSNIITIKYSREPSHLPTFFEIYYFVDAWSTH